In a genomic window of Pangasianodon hypophthalmus isolate fPanHyp1 chromosome 19, fPanHyp1.pri, whole genome shotgun sequence:
- the foxq1b gene encoding forkhead box protein Q1b, with amino-acid sequence MKLEVFSATRISEKDPLGEAEVSSPLCAEEELGSDGDCAANSPGPAARASGATAKPYTRRPKPPYSYIALIAMAIRDSATGRLTLAEINDYLMKKFSFFRGSYTGWRNSVRHNLSLNDCFLKVLRDPSRPWGKDNYWMLNPHSEYTFADGVFRRRRKRIGKKPLKDLETLARDTSMPVREESSTNATKFSSSFAIDSILSKPFRCRDEATERVSSCTELMLPAVSPFMPLVMSYPLVTVPLLHVGSEVARASQGGRCHSSSLTERVPDLQSHLQDLPHPHIALYPAHEPQYHPFRIDSLLS; translated from the coding sequence ATGAAGCTGGAGGTTTTCTCCGCCACTCGCATCTCGGAGAAGGACCCGCTCGGTGAGGCTGAAGTGAGCTCTCCGCTGTGCGCGGAAGAGGAGCTGGGCTCGGACGGAGACTGCGCGGCTAACAGCCCGGGCCCCGCGGCGCGCGCTTCCGGCGCCACTGCCAAGCCGTACACGCGCAGGCCCAAGCCTCCCTACTCGTACATCGCCCTCATCGCCATGGCCATTCGAGACTCTGCCACGGGCCGCCTCACACTGGCCGAGATAAACGACTACTTGATGAAAAAATTCTCCTTTTTCCGAGGCAGCTACACCGGCTGGCGGAACTCCGTGCGGCACAACTTATCTCTGAACGACTGCTTTCTGAAAGTGCTGCGGGATCCGTCGCGCCCCTGGGGGAAGGACAACTACTGGATGCTGAACCCGCACAGCGAGTACACCTTCGCGGACGGCGTTTTCCGCCGCAGGAGGAAGCGCATTGGGAAAAAACCTCTGAAGGACTTGGAAACGCTCGCCAGGGACACCAGCATGCCGGTGCGCGAGGAGAGCTCCACAAACGCCACCAAGTTTTCCAGCTCATTCGCCATCGACAGCATTCTCAGTAAACCATTCAGGTGCCGAGACGAAGCAACGGAAAGAGTTTCTAGCTGCACTGAGCTGATGCTGCCCGCAGTATCTCCCTTTATGCCGCTGGTCATGAGCTATCCGCTGGTCACTGTACCGTTACTCCATGTCGGCTCTGAAGTCGCACGTGCGTCTCAAGGGGGCAGATGCCACTCCTCGAGCTTAACTGAACGTGTACCTGACCTCCAGAGCCACCTCCAGGATCTGCCACATCCCCACATTGCCCTTTACCCTGCGCACGAGCCCCAGTACCACCCCTTCCGAATTGACTCTTTACTTTCCTGA